In Cervus elaphus chromosome 3, mCerEla1.1, whole genome shotgun sequence, the following proteins share a genomic window:
- the TEX49 gene encoding testis-expressed protein 49 isoform X1: MRPIENLTEKMEQKNPVPTRLPPIISEDGNYSVHQNSHTKYHEAVRKVSLKTFPNQVFRVPLTDAQNFSFWRSNGAGVRPEETMPWIRSPRHCLIKSAMTRFMDHSILNDRNFSLY, translated from the exons AGCAGAAGAATCCAGTGCCCACTAGGCTTCCCCCTATTATCTCAGAAGATGGGAATTACTCCGTGCACCAAAATAGCCACACAAAGTACCACGAAGCTGTTCGGAAGGTATCGTTAAAGACAT TCCCCAATCAGGTCTTCAGGGTCCCCCTGACTGATGCTCAGAACTTCAGCTTCTGGCGGTCCAACGGTGCAGGAGTGCGCCCAGAGGAGACCATGCCATGGATCCGGAGCCCCCGCCACTGCCTCATCAAAAGTGCAATGACCAG GTTTATGGATCACTCTATTCTCAATGACAGAAACTTCAGTCTGTATTGA